In one window of Henckelia pumila isolate YLH828 chromosome 1, ASM3356847v2, whole genome shotgun sequence DNA:
- the LOC140874642 gene encoding heat stress transcription factor A-4b-like: protein MDASNGGSNSPAPFLVKTYEMVDDPSTNSVISWSHTGHSFVVWNPPEFARDLLPKYFKHNNFSSFIRQLNTYGFRKIDPDQWEFGNEVFIRGQRHLLKNIHRRKPIHSHSGNGNTVPLSDSEREQFEKEIEKLQQEKFVLQSEVDRCENENLEYKYQLRSLGQTLQTINQRQQQLMAILAQMLQKPGYASSLMDEVEPHNKKRRLLALNYLHDEANLAEDQSTTLQDMRSNYSNNLGSNAAEAGIFQKPIFVPISHVLKPFFYPTFFIMTFYSLKLKFQTIFLICALGGADKILVIFHLFHNVQIILLVFYYIHIIH from the exons ATGGATGCATCGAATGGTGGTTCTAATTCACCGGCTCCATTTCTGGTGAAAACTTATGAAATGGTGGATGATCCATCGACTAATTCTGTAATTTCTTGGAGCCACACCGGTCATAGTTTTGTTGTTTGGAATCCGCCGGAGTTTGCTAGAGATTTGTTACCAAAATATTTCAAGCACAACAACTTCTCCAGCTTCATCAGGCAGCTGAATACATAT GGTTTCAGAAAGATCGATCCTGATCAGTGGGAGTTTGGAAATGAAGTGTTTATTCGAGGGCAGAGGCATCTTTTAAAGAACATACATAGGCGAAAGCCCATCCACAGTCATTCAGGTAATGGAAACACGGTCCCATTGAGTGACTCCGAGCGAGAACAATTTGAAAAGGAGATTGAGAAACTGCAACAGGAAAAGTTTGTACTTCAGTCGGAAGTGGACCGgtgtgaaaatgaaaatcttgAATACAAGTATCAACTCAGGTCATTAGGGCAGACTTTGCAAACTATCAACCAACGGCAGCAGCAGTTGATGGCCATCTTGGCTCAAATGCTGCAGAAACCGGGATATGCCTCGAGTCTCATGGACGAGGTGGAGCCCCataataagaaaagaagatTGCTAGCTTTGAATTATTTGCATGATGAAGCCAATCTGGCGGAGGACCAGAGCACAACCTTGCAAGATATGCGCTCAAATTATAGTAACAATCTTGGCTCAAATGCTGCAGAAGCCGGGATATTTCAAAAACCAATTTTCGTTCCCATTAGCCACGTTTTGAAACCATTTTTTTATCCAACATTTTTTATTATGACATTTTATTCTTTGAAACTCAAATTTCAAACCATCTTCCTGATATGCGCTCTTGGTGGAGCTGATAAGATTTTGGTgatttttcatctttttcacAATGTCCAGATTATTCTTTTGGTTTTTTATTATATCCATATTATTCATTGA